CTCGCGCGCCACGCGCGTCACCTCGGCGGCGAACGACGACAGCTGGTCCACCATGGTGTTGATGGTGTTCTTCAGCTCGGAGATCTCGCCCTTCACGTCCACCGTGATCTTCTTGGAGAGGTCGCCCGCCGCCACCGCGGTGGTCACCTCGGCGATGTTGCGCACCTGGGACGTGAGGTTGCCGGCCATGAAGTTCACCGACTCGGTCAGGTCCTTCCAGGTGCCGGCCACGCCCTGCACGTCGGCTTGGCCGCCCAGCTTGCCTTCGGTGCCCACCTCGCGCGCCACGCGCGTCACCTCGGCGGCGAACGATCGCAGCTGGTCCACCATGGTGTTGACCGTGTTCTTCAGCTCGAGGATCTCGCCCTTCACGTCCACGGTGATCTTCTTGGACAGGTCACCGGCGGCCACCGCCTTGGTCACGTCGGCGATGTTGCGCACCTGCGATGTGAGGTTGCCGGCCATCGAGTTGACCGAGTCCGTCAGGTCCTTCCAGGTGCCCGACACGCCGCCCACCTCCGCCTGGCCGCCGAGCCGGCCTTCGGTGCCGACCTCGCGCGCCACGCGTGTCACTTCGGCGGCGAACGACGACAGCTGGTCCACCATGGTGTTGATGGTGGCCTTCAGCTCCAGGATCTCGCCCTTCACCTCCACGGTGATCTTCTTGGACAGGTCGCCCGCCTGCACGGCCTTGGTCACGTCGGCGATGTTGCGCACCTGCGACGTGAGGTTCGATGCCATGGAGTTGACCGAGTCGGTGAGGTCCTTCCAGGTGCCGGCCACGCCCTGCACGTCGGCCTGGCCGCCCAGCTTGCCTTCGGTGCCCACCTCGCGCGCCACCCGCGTCACCTCGGCGGCGAACGATCGCAGCTGGTCCACCATGGTGTTGATGGTGTTCTTCAGCTCGGAGATCTCGCCCTTCACGTCCACCGTGATCTTCTTGGAGAGGTCGCCCGCCGCCACCGCGGTGGTCACCTCGGCGATGTTGCGCACCTGGGACGTGAGGTTGCCGGCCATGAAGTTGACCGACTCGGTCAGGTCCTTCCAGGTGCCGGCCACGCCCTGCACGTCGGCCTGGCCGCCCAGCTTGCCTTCAGTGCCCACCTCGCGCGCCACCCGCGTCACCTCGGCGGCGAACGATCGCAGCTGGTCGACCATGGTGTTGATGGTGTTCTTCAGCTCGAGGATCTCGCCCTTCACGTCCACCGTGATCTTCTTGGACAGGTCGCCGGCGGCCACCGCCTTGGTCACGTCGGCGATGTTGCGCACCTGCGATGTGAGGTTGCCGGCCATCGAGTTGACCGAGTCCGTCAGGTCCTTCCACGTGCCCGACACGCCTTCCACACGCGCCTGGCCGCCCAGCGAGCCTTCGGTTCCCACCTCGCGCGCCACCCGCGTCACTTCCGACGCGAACGATCGCAGCTGGTCCACCATCGTGTTGATCGTGTTCTTCAGCGTGAGGAACTCGCCCTTCACGTCGACCGTGATCTTCTTCGACAGGTCGCCCTTGGCCACCGCGGTGGTCACGTCGGCAATGTTGCGGACCTGGTCGGTCAGGTTGCCGGCCATCGAGTTGACCGAGTCGGTCAGGTCCTTCCAGGTGCCGGCCACGCCCTTCACCTTCGCCTGGCCGCCCAGCTTGCCTTCCGTTCCCACCTCGCGCGCCACGCGCGTCACTTCGGCGGAGAAGTTGCCGAGCTGCTCGACCATCTTGTTGATGGTCTTGGCGGTGCGCAGGAACTCGCCCTCCAGCTCGCGGCCTTCGACCTCCAGCGCCATCGACTTCGAGAGGTCGCCCTGCGCCACCGCGCCGATCACGCGCGCCACTTCGGAGGTCGGGTGGACCAGGTCATCGATCAGGGCATTGACGCACTGGACCTGCTCGCCCCAGAAGCCGCGCGCTTCTGGCAGCGAGGCGCGCTGCTTGAGCTTGCCTTCCTTGCCGACCACTTGACGAAGGCGCGACAGCTCGTCCGCCATGGCAGCGTTGAGTTCCACCACCTCGTTGAAGGCGTCGGCCACCTTGCCCGGCAGGCCGGTCCAGTGGGCCGGCAGGCGGACGGTCGCATCTCCCTTGCGCAGCGCGGTCAGCGCATTCAGCAACGCCGAAAGCTCCTCGGCGGGGGCCAGGAGCGAAGCTTCATCGTAGGCAATCATCGAATGTCCCGTTGGTGGACGCCCGGTCCGGGACAGCAGCGGACTGGACGAGCAAACACATCAGATCGGCGGTCCCGATATCCCCCAGAAGGCAAGCGCGCCGGCGCATCGGAGTGTGGTTATGCGTTGGCGCCCATCCACTGCACGCGCAGCGCAGGAGCACGGCCCATGCCACCCGCACGGGATGTGCAGAAGTACACGAAGTGATGCCTGTTACCCCACGAAATGCAGTGTTATCCCTGTGAAGGATTCGCGCACGCGCAGCTCTCACCGGCAAGTTTTGCTGTTGCCTTTGCAAGCGGCTGCCGTTTGCGCCTGAGGGTAATCTCCGAGGCGCGGCTCAGCGTGCGAGTTCCGCGGCGGGCGTTCGCAGGGGTTCACGCGCCTGCGACGCCTGCACTGCGACCTCTCGCGGCGGCATGTGCTTCAGCCGGTGATCCGACCACACCTGCCGCCAGCGCCGGGCGCCGGGCAAGCCGTTCCACAACCCCAGCATGTGGCGCGCCACCCTTCCCCACGGGTCTCCGGCCGAGACGCAGCGCTCCATGTAGTCGACCATCCGCTGCTCCACTTCCGCCCGCTCGCGTCGGCGTGCCGGCGCGCCGAAGAAGCGCTCGTCCCATTGCGACATCAGCCAGGGGTTGTGGTAGGCCTCGCGGCCCACCATCACGCCGTCGATGTGCGCCAGGTGACCGGCGATCTGCGCTTCGTCGGTCACCCCGCCGTTGAGGCAGATCGTGAGGTCGGGAAAGTCGCGCTTGAGGCGGTACACGGTCTCGTAGCGCAGCGGCGGCACCTCGCGGTTCTCCTTCGGGCTGAGCCCCTTGAGCCAGGCGTTGCGCGCATGGACCATGAAGACCTCGCAGCCGGCCTCGGACACCTGGCCGACGAAGTCACGCACGAACTCATAGCTCTCCGTGCGGTCGATGCCGATGCGGTGCTTCACCGTGACTGCGATGCTCACGGCGTCGCGCATCGCCTTGACCCCGTCGGCCACCGTGTCCGGCTCGGCCATCAGGCAAGCGCCGAAGGCGCCGCGCTGCACCCTTTCGCTGGGACACCCGCAGTTCAGGTTGACCTCGTCGTATCCCCAGCGCTCGGCCAGCTTCGCCGCATGCGCCAAGTCATGGGGTTCGCTGCCGCCCAGCTGCAGCGCGACCGGATGCTCCTCGGCGTTGAAGTCGAGATGTCGCGGCACGTCACCGTGCAGCAGCGCGCCGGTGGTGACCATCTCGGTGTAGAGCCGCGTGCGCTGCGTCAGCTGGCGATGAAAGTAGCGGCAGTGGCGGTCGGTCCAGTCCATCATGGGCGCGATGGACAGGCGCCAGGGGCTGTGCGGCGTGGCGGAAGGTGGCATGCGGCGATTTTCCCATCGCCTCCACGCTTCACGAACGCTTGCGCTTGAGGCGCGACTCCAGCCAGCCGTAGGCGATGCCCGCGACGATCAGCGGTCCGATGAAGTACACCGCGCGGTACGCGAGCAAGGCGCCCAGCAGCTGCGACTCCGGCACGCGGTGCCCGAGCAGCGCGATGAACACCGCCTCCAGCACGCCGAGGCCCGCGGGGATGTGCGTCGCCGTGCCGGCGATGCAGGCCAGCAGCAGCGTCGCGAGAACGGTGCCGTAGCCCGGCGCGGGCTGCGCGTGCGGCATCAGCGTGTAGACGATCCCGGCCATCAGCATCCAGTTGGTCGCGCCCAGGGCCATTTGCGCGGCCGCCATGCGCAGGCTCGGCAGGTCGAACTCGTGCCCGCGGATCGTCAGGTGGCGCCGCGGTGCAAAGGCGCACAGCAGCAGGTAGCCGGCGGCGCATGCCATCAGCACGACGCCGACCCAGCGCAGGCCGCGGTCGCTGAGCTCCCACTGCGGGGGCAGGTCGAGGCCGTAGAACGCGAACGCCGCGCCGGCCACGGCCAGGTAGCCGGTCCAGTTGCTGGCCAGCGTCGAGAGGTACAGCCGCGCAGTCGTCGGCGTGTCGACACCGAGCTGGGAATACAGCCGGTATCGAAAGCCGATGCCGCCGAGCCAGACACCGAGGTTCAGATTGAACGAGTAAGAGATGGACCCGACCATCCCGGTCAGCGCAGCCGGCAGCGTGTGGCCGCTGTAGCGGCGCGCGACCAGCTCGTAGGCGGCATAGACGCAATAGCTGCATGCGGCCAGCGCTGCGGCGATGGCCAGCGTCCCGGGGCGATAGGCCTGCAGCGTCGCGAGCACCGTATCCCAGTCCAGCGTGCGCGCCAGCCGCGCCAGCACATAGATCACCAGTGCAAAGAAGGCGCAGGTGAGAATGCGCACGGCCCAGACCCGCCATGCGGGTCTCGCGGCGGCGCGCTCGCGCGGGTCACGCGTCCCGTGCACCTCGGTCGGATGGGTTCCGGCGCGGCTCATCGGCTCGGGTCCAGCGGATGGCGCGCATCGAGCGCGCCGGAATGGGCAGCGACGGATTCGACTCGCGGCCGGTGCGGCGGCAGCAGCTGCGCCCAGCTCGGAAAGCGGCGCAGGAAGTGGAAGACC
The Piscinibacter sp. XHJ-5 DNA segment above includes these coding regions:
- a CDS encoding lysylphosphatidylglycerol synthase domain-containing protein, translating into MSRAGTHPTEVHGTRDPRERAAARPAWRVWAVRILTCAFFALVIYVLARLARTLDWDTVLATLQAYRPGTLAIAAALAACSYCVYAAYELVARRYSGHTLPAALTGMVGSISYSFNLNLGVWLGGIGFRYRLYSQLGVDTPTTARLYLSTLASNWTGYLAVAGAAFAFYGLDLPPQWELSDRGLRWVGVVLMACAAGYLLLCAFAPRRHLTIRGHEFDLPSLRMAAAQMALGATNWMLMAGIVYTLMPHAQPAPGYGTVLATLLLACIAGTATHIPAGLGVLEAVFIALLGHRVPESQLLGALLAYRAVYFIGPLIVAGIAYGWLESRLKRKRS
- the dusA gene encoding tRNA dihydrouridine(20/20a) synthase DusA; protein product: MPPSATPHSPWRLSIAPMMDWTDRHCRYFHRQLTQRTRLYTEMVTTGALLHGDVPRHLDFNAEEHPVALQLGGSEPHDLAHAAKLAERWGYDEVNLNCGCPSERVQRGAFGACLMAEPDTVADGVKAMRDAVSIAVTVKHRIGIDRTESYEFVRDFVGQVSEAGCEVFMVHARNAWLKGLSPKENREVPPLRYETVYRLKRDFPDLTICLNGGVTDEAQIAGHLAHIDGVMVGREAYHNPWLMSQWDERFFGAPARRRERAEVEQRMVDYMERCVSAGDPWGRVARHMLGLWNGLPGARRWRQVWSDHRLKHMPPREVAVQASQAREPLRTPAAELAR